In one window of Caenimonas aquaedulcis DNA:
- a CDS encoding TRAP transporter substrate-binding protein: MNFKPALIAAALIASGSAFAQTKWDLPAAYPATNFHTENLVQFASDVDKASGGKLKITVHANASLFKANEIKRAVQGGQAPIGEVLLVNFENENPIYGADGIPFLATGYGDAKKLAAAQKPVLDKLLGAQGMKLLYTVAWPPQGIYTNKELNNVGDMKGLKWRAYSPATAKIAELVGAVPVTIQAAELSQALATGVVNSYMSSGSTGYDSKTYESIKMWYDTQAWLPKNAVIVNTAAFNALDKPTQDAVLKAAADAETRGWKLSEEKNQWYVNALQEKGMKIMKPSPQLMADLKKVGAVMLTEWEAKAGPDGTAVITNFRK, from the coding sequence ATGAATTTCAAACCCGCCCTGATCGCCGCCGCGCTGATCGCGTCCGGCTCCGCCTTCGCCCAGACCAAGTGGGACCTGCCCGCCGCCTACCCCGCGACGAATTTCCATACCGAAAACCTCGTGCAGTTCGCGAGCGACGTGGACAAGGCTTCCGGTGGCAAGCTCAAGATCACCGTGCACGCCAACGCGTCGCTCTTCAAGGCCAACGAGATCAAGCGCGCCGTGCAGGGCGGGCAGGCCCCGATCGGCGAGGTGCTTCTCGTCAACTTCGAAAACGAAAACCCGATCTACGGCGCCGACGGCATCCCCTTCCTGGCCACCGGGTACGGCGACGCGAAGAAGCTCGCCGCGGCGCAAAAGCCCGTACTCGACAAGCTGCTCGGCGCCCAAGGCATGAAGCTGCTCTACACGGTGGCGTGGCCGCCCCAGGGCATCTACACCAACAAGGAACTGAACAACGTCGGCGACATGAAGGGCCTGAAGTGGCGCGCCTACAGCCCGGCCACGGCCAAGATCGCGGAACTGGTCGGCGCGGTGCCCGTCACCATCCAGGCCGCCGAACTCTCGCAGGCGCTCGCCACCGGCGTGGTCAACAGCTACATGAGCTCGGGCTCCACCGGCTACGACTCGAAGACCTACGAGAGCATCAAGATGTGGTACGACACGCAGGCCTGGCTGCCGAAGAACGCGGTCATCGTGAACACCGCCGCCTTCAATGCGCTGGACAAGCCCACGCAGGACGCCGTCCTCAAGGCCGCCGCCGACGCGGAAACCCGCGGCTGGAAGCTCAGCGAGGAAAAAAACCAGTGGTACGTGAACGCGCTGCAGGAAAAGGGCATGAAGATCATGAAGCCCTCGCCGCAGCTGATGGCCGACCTGAAGAAGGTGGGCGCCGTGATGCTGACGGAGTGGGAAGCCAAGGCCGGCCCGGACGGCACCGCCGTCATCACCAACTTCCGCAAGTAA
- a CDS encoding hydantoinase B/oxoprolinase family protein: MKDKAPPASRWQFWIDRGGTFTDVVGKRPDGSLVTHKLLSENPEQYRDAAVAGIRHLLGLKPGEPVTPEVVECVKMGTTVATNALLERKGEPTLLVTTRGFRDALRIAYQNRPRLFDRHIVLPELLYSQVIEAHERVGARGEMLEPLDEAHLRVQLQAAFAAGLRSAAVVFMHGYRYTEHEAAAARIAKEVGFAQVSTSHQTSPMMKFVSRGDTTVVDAYLSPILRRYVEQVAGEMPGVQLFFMQSSGGLTDAHAFQGKDAILSGPAGGIVGMARTAQLGGHAKVIGFDMGGTSTDVSHFAGEFEREFETQVAGVRMRAPMMSIHTVAAGGGSILEFDGSRFRVGPRSAGANPGPASYRRGGPLAVTDANVMVGKIQPRYFPKVFGPKADEALSYEAVETRFKELAARTGRGAEVVAEGFIDIAVQQMANAIKKISVARGYDVTRYTLQCFGGAGGQHACLVADALGMTRVFVHPLAGVLSAYGMGLADQNVIREQAVELPLVPDSLSQVAQKLDALAETARGELQQQQVNAGTVTVHKRVHVRYQGSDSALVVPFGDLATIVAGFESAYRQRFAFLMQGKAMIVEAVSVEAVVAGDAPGEPRHAMHPVREVPTRETVRMFSGGRWHDAALVVREDLRSGDVIAGPAIIAEQNATTVVEPGWEAKLTELDHLVLDRKEARAVKFAAGTTVDPVLLEVFNNLFMNIAEQMGLQLQNTAYSVNIKERLDFSCALFDAQGNLIANAPHMPVHLGSMGESIKTVIRENEGAMSPGDVYVLNDPYHGGTHLPDVTVITPVYLGSDSSSGSSSGRPIFYVGSRGHHADIGGTTPGSMPPFSTRIEEEGVQIDNVKLVDRGTLREQEMLALLRSGQYPSRNPEQNMADLKAQIAANEKGVQELRKMADQFGLDVVQAYMRHVQDNAEESVRRVITRLKDGAFTLPLDNGAQIQVAIRVDAANRSAEIDFTGTSPQQTNNFNAPTAVCMAAVLYVFRTLVDDDIPLNAGCLKPLKVIIPAGSMLNPNPPASVVAGNVETSTCITNTLYGALGVMAASQCTMNNFTFGNARHQYYETISGGSGAGEGFNGTSVVQTHMTNSRLTDPEVLEFRFPVRLESYEIRRGSGGAGQWKGGDGGVRRVRFLEDMTASILSNGRKHGAFGMAGGEAGAVGINRVVRTSGAVEPLEHIGSAQMEPGDIFEIHTPGGGGYGRG; encoded by the coding sequence ATGAAGGACAAAGCACCCCCCGCATCGCGCTGGCAGTTCTGGATCGACCGCGGCGGCACATTCACCGACGTGGTCGGCAAGCGCCCCGATGGAAGTCTCGTCACCCACAAGCTCCTCTCGGAGAATCCAGAGCAATACAGGGACGCGGCCGTCGCGGGCATCCGCCACCTGCTGGGGCTGAAACCCGGAGAGCCCGTCACGCCCGAGGTGGTGGAGTGCGTGAAGATGGGCACCACCGTCGCCACGAACGCACTGCTGGAGCGCAAGGGCGAGCCCACGCTGCTCGTGACGACGCGCGGGTTCCGCGACGCGCTGCGCATCGCCTACCAGAACCGGCCGCGCCTTTTCGACCGGCACATCGTGTTGCCGGAGCTGCTGTACAGCCAGGTGATCGAGGCGCACGAGCGCGTCGGTGCGCGCGGCGAGATGCTGGAGCCGCTGGATGAAGCACACCTGCGCGTGCAGCTGCAGGCCGCATTCGCGGCGGGCTTGCGCAGCGCCGCCGTGGTGTTCATGCACGGGTACCGCTACACGGAGCACGAGGCTGCGGCGGCCCGCATCGCAAAGGAGGTGGGCTTCGCGCAGGTGAGCACCTCGCACCAGACCAGCCCCATGATGAAGTTCGTGAGCCGTGGCGACACGACGGTGGTGGACGCCTACCTGTCGCCGATCCTTCGCCGCTACGTGGAACAGGTGGCCGGCGAAATGCCCGGCGTGCAGCTCTTTTTCATGCAGTCCTCGGGCGGCCTCACCGACGCACATGCCTTCCAGGGCAAGGACGCGATCCTCTCGGGCCCCGCGGGCGGCATCGTCGGCATGGCGCGCACCGCGCAACTCGGCGGCCATGCGAAGGTGATCGGCTTCGACATGGGCGGAACGTCTACGGACGTGTCGCACTTCGCGGGCGAGTTCGAGCGCGAGTTCGAGACGCAGGTGGCCGGCGTGCGCATGCGCGCGCCGATGATGAGCATCCACACCGTGGCGGCCGGTGGCGGGTCGATCCTCGAATTCGACGGCTCGCGCTTTCGCGTGGGACCGCGGAGCGCGGGCGCGAACCCGGGCCCGGCGAGTTATCGCCGCGGCGGGCCGCTCGCCGTGACGGATGCGAACGTGATGGTGGGCAAGATCCAGCCGCGCTACTTCCCGAAGGTGTTCGGCCCCAAGGCGGATGAAGCCTTGAGCTACGAGGCCGTCGAGACCCGCTTCAAGGAGCTGGCCGCGCGCACCGGCCGCGGCGCGGAGGTGGTGGCCGAAGGTTTCATCGACATCGCCGTGCAGCAGATGGCCAATGCGATCAAGAAGATTTCGGTGGCGCGCGGGTACGACGTCACGCGCTACACCCTGCAGTGCTTCGGCGGCGCGGGCGGCCAGCACGCGTGCCTGGTCGCGGATGCGCTCGGAATGACGCGCGTGTTCGTGCATCCACTCGCAGGCGTCTTGTCCGCGTACGGCATGGGCCTTGCCGACCAGAACGTGATCCGCGAACAGGCGGTGGAACTCCCGCTCGTGCCCGATTCCCTGTCGCAAGTGGCGCAGAAGCTCGATGCGCTGGCGGAGACCGCACGCGGGGAGTTGCAGCAGCAGCAGGTGAATGCCGGGACAGTGACGGTGCACAAGCGCGTGCACGTGCGCTACCAGGGCAGCGATTCGGCGCTGGTCGTTCCCTTCGGCGATCTCGCCACGATCGTCGCGGGCTTCGAGTCGGCGTACCGCCAGCGCTTCGCCTTCCTCATGCAGGGCAAGGCGATGATCGTCGAGGCGGTGTCGGTGGAGGCCGTGGTCGCGGGCGATGCGCCGGGCGAGCCTCGTCATGCCATGCACCCGGTGCGGGAGGTTCCCACGCGCGAAACCGTGCGCATGTTCTCCGGCGGCCGCTGGCATGACGCCGCGCTCGTGGTTCGCGAAGACCTGCGGTCCGGGGACGTCATCGCGGGGCCGGCGATCATCGCGGAGCAGAACGCGACGACGGTGGTCGAGCCGGGCTGGGAGGCGAAGCTCACCGAGCTCGATCACCTCGTACTGGATCGCAAGGAGGCGCGCGCCGTGAAGTTCGCCGCCGGCACCACGGTGGACCCGGTGCTGCTCGAGGTCTTCAACAACCTCTTCATGAACATCGCCGAGCAGATGGGGCTGCAGCTGCAGAACACGGCGTACTCCGTGAACATCAAGGAGCGGCTGGATTTCTCCTGCGCGCTGTTCGATGCGCAAGGCAACCTCATCGCCAACGCACCGCACATGCCTGTGCACCTGGGCTCCATGGGCGAGAGCATCAAGACCGTCATCCGCGAGAACGAGGGCGCGATGTCGCCGGGCGACGTGTACGTGCTCAACGACCCCTACCACGGCGGCACGCACCTGCCCGACGTCACCGTCATCACCCCCGTCTATCTGGGGTCGGATTCCAGTTCCGGCTCCAGTTCCGGCCGCCCGATCTTCTATGTCGGCTCGCGCGGCCACCACGCGGACATCGGCGGCACGACGCCGGGCTCGATGCCGCCTTTCTCGACGCGCATCGAGGAGGAGGGCGTGCAGATCGACAACGTGAAGCTCGTCGACCGGGGGACTTTGCGCGAGCAGGAGATGCTTGCGCTGCTGCGAAGCGGCCAGTACCCGAGCCGCAACCCCGAGCAGAACATGGCGGACCTGAAGGCGCAGATCGCCGCGAACGAGAAGGGCGTGCAGGAGCTGCGCAAGATGGCCGACCAGTTCGGGCTGGACGTCGTGCAGGCGTACATGCGGCACGTGCAGGACAACGCGGAGGAGTCCGTGCGCCGGGTGATCACGCGCCTGAAGGATGGTGCATTCACGCTGCCGCTGGACAACGGCGCGCAGATCCAGGTGGCGATCCGCGTCGATGCGGCGAACCGCAGCGCGGAGATCGACTTCACCGGCACGTCCCCGCAGCAGACCAACAACTTCAACGCGCCGACCGCCGTGTGCATGGCGGCCGTGCTGTACGTCTTCCGCACGCTGGTGGACGACGACATTCCCCTGAACGCAGGTTGCCTGAAGCCGCTGAAGGTCATCATCCCGGCGGGATCCATGCTCAACCCGAATCCGCCGGCGTCGGTGGTGGCGGGCAACGTCGAGACGTCCACCTGCATCACGAACACGCTTTATGGCGCTCTCGGCGTGATGGCGGCGAGCCAGTGCACGATGAACAATTTCACCTTCGGCAACGCGCGCCACCAGTACTACGAGACGATCTCCGGCGGCAGCGGCGCGGGCGAGGGATTCAACGGGACCAGCGTGGTGCAGACGCACATGACGAATTCGCGGCTCACCGACCCGGAAGTGCTGGAGTTCCGCTTTCCGGTGCGGCTCGAAAGCTACGAGATCCGGCGGGGATCGGGCGGTGCGGGCCAGTGGAAGGGCGGCGATGGCGGCGTGCGCCGCGTGCGCTTCCTGGAAGACATGACCGCCAGCATCCTGTCCAATGGCCGCAAGCACGGCGCCTTCGGCATGGCCGGGGGTGAAGCGGGGGCGGTGGGGATCAACCGGGTCGTGCGAACGAGTGGCGCGGTGGAGCCGCTGGAACACATCGGATCGGCGCAGATGGAGCCGGGCGACATCTTCGAGATCCACACGCCCGGCGGCGGGGGTTACGGGCGCGGCTGA
- a CDS encoding TRAP transporter large permease, which yields MDILLVGGLLLLIMMVLLSGGVWIAMTLAICGWVGQAFFTTTATGNNLFSSFWESNASWELAALPLFIWMGEILFRSKLSEEMFEGLRPWLNKVPGRLMHTTILGCGIFGSVSGSSAATCATISKVALPELLKRGYSEKITLGSLATAGTLGILIPPSITMVVYAVAADASIIRIFLAGFLPGFLLMALFSGYIIWWSLRNPDQVPPADPPTTFMEKIRLSGNLIPCAALIIFIVWVLIAGYATATECAAYGVAGSLGLAWWSKSLTWKTFCEGLMGTTRTSCMIMFILAGASFLTKTMAFTGIPRELAQWVDAMHLSPYMLITVLTVVYLILGTALDGISMIVLTSAVVLPMIQKAGFDLIWFGIFIVLLVEIAEVTPPVGFNLFVLQNMTGKDSNTIARAALPFFGCLVLCIVLITVFPQIVTILPDVVMGKDK from the coding sequence ATGGATATCCTGCTCGTCGGCGGCCTGTTGCTGCTGATCATGATGGTGCTGCTCTCGGGCGGCGTGTGGATCGCGATGACGCTCGCGATCTGCGGCTGGGTCGGCCAGGCGTTCTTCACGACCACCGCGACGGGCAACAACCTCTTCTCTTCCTTCTGGGAGTCGAATGCCTCCTGGGAGCTCGCCGCGCTGCCGCTCTTCATCTGGATGGGCGAGATCCTGTTTCGCAGCAAGCTGTCCGAGGAGATGTTCGAAGGCCTGCGCCCGTGGCTCAACAAGGTGCCCGGCCGGCTGATGCACACGACCATCCTGGGCTGCGGCATCTTCGGTTCGGTGTCCGGCTCGTCGGCCGCGACCTGCGCGACGATCTCCAAGGTCGCCCTGCCCGAACTCCTCAAGCGCGGCTACAGCGAGAAGATCACGCTCGGCTCGCTCGCGACCGCCGGCACGCTCGGCATCCTGATCCCGCCCTCGATCACCATGGTGGTGTACGCCGTGGCGGCGGACGCATCGATCATCCGCATCTTCCTCGCCGGCTTCCTGCCGGGCTTCCTGCTCATGGCGCTTTTCTCGGGCTACATCATCTGGTGGAGCCTGCGCAACCCCGACCAAGTGCCGCCGGCCGACCCGCCGACCACCTTCATGGAGAAGATCCGCCTCTCGGGCAACCTCATCCCCTGCGCGGCGCTCATCATCTTCATCGTCTGGGTGCTGATCGCGGGCTACGCCACCGCCACCGAATGCGCGGCCTACGGCGTCGCCGGTTCGCTGGGCCTCGCGTGGTGGAGCAAGTCGCTCACCTGGAAGACCTTCTGCGAGGGCCTGATGGGCACCACGCGCACCAGCTGCATGATCATGTTCATCCTGGCGGGGGCGTCCTTCCTCACCAAGACCATGGCCTTCACCGGCATCCCGCGCGAACTCGCGCAGTGGGTCGACGCCATGCACCTGTCCCCCTACATGCTGATCACCGTCCTCACCGTCGTGTACCTGATCCTGGGCACGGCGCTGGACGGGATCAGCATGATCGTGCTCACGAGCGCGGTGGTGCTGCCGATGATCCAGAAGGCCGGGTTCGACCTCATCTGGTTCGGCATCTTCATCGTGCTGCTCGTGGAAATCGCGGAGGTCACGCCGCCCGTGGGCTTCAACCTCTTCGTGCTGCAGAACATGACCGGCAAGGACAGCAACACCATCGCGCGCGCCGCCCTGCCCTTCTTCGGCTGCCTGGTGCTGTGCATCGTGCTCATCACGGTCTTTCCGCAGATCGTCACCATCCTGCCGGACGTGGTGATGGGCAAGGACAAATAG
- a CDS encoding aspartate/glutamate racemase family protein encodes MFPPDPARRLGILMLSTRFPRPPGDVGHPGSWRGDTEFRVVEGAGPRDAVRDAAGLREGPVLAAFSAAARELEANGVGAITTSCGFLVLLQEALQDAVKVPVVTSSLLLLPALLAREPQVGVLTIDARHLGDAHLRQAGVPPGQLADVMVEGVDPGGEFARAILGNDAAMDLARAGRDVVAAARALRGRAPRLRTVVLECTNMPPYAQAIRDATGFEVLSLADVPALKSWAAEPMIRG; translated from the coding sequence GTGTTTCCCCCGGACCCCGCCCGGCGCCTGGGCATCCTGATGCTGTCCACGCGCTTTCCCCGCCCGCCGGGCGACGTGGGCCACCCGGGCAGCTGGCGCGGCGACACCGAGTTCCGGGTGGTGGAGGGCGCGGGGCCACGAGACGCCGTGCGCGATGCCGCGGGCCTGCGGGAAGGGCCGGTGCTGGCGGCGTTCAGTGCGGCGGCACGCGAGCTCGAGGCGAACGGGGTGGGTGCGATCACCACGAGCTGCGGATTTCTGGTGCTGCTGCAGGAGGCCCTGCAGGACGCCGTGAAGGTGCCCGTGGTGACGTCCAGCCTGCTGCTCCTCCCGGCCCTGCTCGCGCGCGAGCCGCAGGTGGGCGTGCTCACCATCGACGCCCGGCACCTGGGCGATGCCCACCTGCGGCAGGCGGGCGTGCCGCCGGGCCAGCTGGCGGACGTGATGGTCGAGGGCGTCGACCCGGGAGGCGAGTTCGCCCGCGCGATCCTCGGCAACGACGCGGCGATGGACCTCGCCCGTGCCGGGCGGGACGTCGTCGCGGCGGCGCGGGCGTTGCGCGGCAGGGCGCCGCGGCTGCGCACTGTCGTGCTCGAATGCACCAACATGCCGCCTTACGCGCAAGCCATCCGTGACGCGACGGGATTCGAAGTGCTGAGCCTGGCCGACGTCCCGGCACTGAAATCCTGGGCCGCTGAACCTATGATTCGCGGATGA
- the hydA gene encoding dihydropyrimidinase: MSDFDLTVRNARIVTADSEVTGDIGVRGETIAQVGQGLAPGRIDIDAQGGFVIPGGIDSHCHIEQLSSMGVMCADNWLTATQSAAFGGTTTVMPFAAQHRGDSLRTVTRDYLASAARQAVIDYSPHLILSETDAQTLGEDLPALIREGITSFKVFMTYDRLKLDDAQLLDVFAVAAREGALTMVHAENNDVISWIARHLIAAGHVAPKFHAVAHAPAAEIEAAHRAIQLASVCDAPVLIVHVSTAGAASAIASAQMLGAPVLGETCPHYLLLTADDLDLPGTEGAKYCCSPPPRDAASQEALWDAIRRGVLKLYSSDHAPYRYDASGKLPHGDATTFKQVANGLPGLELRMPLLYSEGVRKGRIDMRQFVALTSTNHAKTYGMYPRKGAIQPGSDADLVIWDADRTRRVTYSMLHDAAGYTPYEGREVTGWPGVVINRGRVVVENGALHAGSGAGRFIPRGAPAPVLERRAPSERAQWMRSIFSLASHRKNS, from the coding sequence ATGAGCGACTTCGACCTCACCGTGCGCAACGCGCGCATCGTCACCGCCGACAGCGAAGTCACCGGCGACATCGGCGTGCGCGGCGAGACGATCGCGCAGGTCGGCCAAGGACTCGCCCCCGGAAGGATCGACATCGACGCGCAAGGCGGCTTCGTCATCCCCGGCGGCATCGACAGCCACTGCCACATCGAGCAGCTCTCCAGCATGGGCGTGATGTGCGCGGACAACTGGCTCACCGCGACGCAGTCCGCCGCGTTCGGCGGCACCACCACGGTGATGCCGTTCGCGGCGCAGCACCGTGGCGATTCGCTGCGCACGGTCACGCGCGACTACCTCGCGAGCGCCGCGCGGCAAGCCGTCATCGACTACAGCCCGCACCTCATCCTGTCGGAGACCGATGCGCAGACGCTGGGCGAGGACCTGCCCGCGTTGATCCGCGAGGGCATCACCTCGTTCAAGGTCTTCATGACCTACGACAGGCTGAAACTCGACGACGCGCAGCTGCTCGACGTCTTCGCCGTGGCCGCGCGGGAAGGCGCGCTGACGATGGTGCACGCGGAGAACAACGACGTGATCTCGTGGATCGCGCGGCACCTCATCGCCGCGGGCCACGTTGCCCCGAAGTTCCACGCGGTGGCGCACGCGCCCGCTGCGGAAATCGAGGCCGCGCATCGCGCGATCCAGCTCGCGTCCGTGTGCGACGCGCCGGTGCTGATCGTCCACGTGTCCACCGCGGGCGCCGCCTCCGCGATCGCCTCCGCGCAGATGCTCGGCGCGCCCGTGCTCGGCGAAACCTGCCCGCACTACCTGCTGCTCACCGCGGACGACCTCGACCTGCCGGGCACGGAAGGCGCGAAGTACTGCTGCAGCCCGCCGCCGCGCGATGCCGCGTCCCAGGAAGCCCTGTGGGACGCCATCCGGCGTGGCGTCCTCAAGCTGTACTCCTCCGACCACGCCCCCTATCGCTACGACGCGAGCGGCAAGCTGCCGCATGGGGACGCCACCACGTTCAAGCAGGTCGCCAACGGCTTGCCCGGGCTCGAGTTGCGCATGCCGCTGCTGTATTCCGAAGGCGTGCGCAAGGGCCGCATCGACATGCGGCAATTCGTCGCGCTCACGTCCACGAACCACGCGAAGACCTACGGCATGTACCCGCGCAAGGGCGCGATCCAGCCGGGCAGCGACGCGGACCTCGTGATCTGGGACGCGGACCGCACGCGCCGCGTCACGTATTCGATGCTGCACGATGCCGCCGGCTACACGCCCTATGAGGGACGCGAGGTGACGGGCTGGCCTGGCGTGGTGATCAATCGCGGCCGCGTCGTGGTGGAGAACGGCGCGCTTCACGCCGGCAGCGGCGCAGGACGATTCATTCCGCGCGGCGCGCCCGCCCCGGTGCTGGAGCGGCGCGCGCCCAGCGAGCGCGCACAATGGATGCGGTCGATCTTCTCTCTCGCATCGCACAGGAAAAATTCATGA
- a CDS encoding TRAP transporter small permease: MRRFLDRLYLASGAVGAAFIAFICIVMIAQSILREFGVRTGAANDVVAWSCAAASFFAMAHAFKHGDFVRVTLLLEKMSPPVRRVMEIICLAIAALSVGYLAFWANKFTYDSWRFHEVAQGLLPIPIWIPQASFALGSILLLVAVVDELVIVIRGATPTYVAAVEERHAKGDFSSDV, encoded by the coding sequence ATGCGCCGCTTCCTCGACCGGCTCTACCTGGCCTCCGGCGCGGTCGGCGCCGCCTTCATCGCCTTCATCTGCATCGTGATGATCGCGCAGAGCATCCTGCGCGAATTCGGGGTGCGCACGGGCGCGGCCAACGACGTGGTGGCGTGGTCCTGCGCCGCCGCGTCCTTCTTCGCGATGGCGCATGCCTTCAAGCACGGCGACTTCGTGCGGGTGACGCTGCTGCTGGAGAAGATGTCGCCGCCGGTGCGCCGCGTGATGGAGATCATCTGCCTGGCGATCGCGGCCCTGTCGGTCGGCTACCTGGCCTTCTGGGCCAACAAGTTCACCTACGACAGCTGGCGCTTCCACGAGGTGGCGCAGGGGCTGCTGCCGATCCCGATCTGGATCCCGCAGGCGAGCTTCGCGCTCGGCTCCATCCTGCTGCTGGTGGCGGTGGTGGACGAACTGGTCATCGTCATCCGGGGCGCCACACCCACCTACGTGGCGGCGGTCGAGGAGCGCCACGCCAAGGGCGACTTCTCCTCCGACGTGTAG
- a CDS encoding N-carbamoyl-D-amino-acid hydrolase: MSSTRKIGLAVAQLGPIHLADSRESVVQRLLAMMREAKARQADFVVFPELALTTFFPRYWMEEAEAVDRFFEKTMPGPATQPLFDEAKKLGIGFYLGYAELTPKGRRFNTAILVDPSANIVGKYRKVHLPGHSDHKPDAPFQHLEKKFFEVGNLGFGVWDTTGVKMGMCICNDRRWPETYRVMALQSAEIVVLGYNTPSHNIHWDEPAHLRTSTHLISLQANAYQNGLWVAAAAKCGREDGFHMIGNSVIVAPTGEIVARTLTEADEVIATVADLGIGELFRQHVFNFAKHRRPEHYGLITERTGAGEPLPRPVGDD, encoded by the coding sequence ATGAGCAGTACCCGCAAAATCGGACTCGCCGTCGCCCAGCTGGGGCCCATTCACCTCGCCGATTCGCGAGAGTCCGTGGTGCAGCGGCTGCTGGCGATGATGCGCGAGGCGAAGGCGCGCCAGGCGGACTTCGTCGTCTTCCCCGAGCTCGCGCTCACCACCTTCTTTCCGCGCTACTGGATGGAAGAAGCCGAAGCAGTGGACCGTTTCTTCGAAAAGACCATGCCCGGCCCCGCGACGCAGCCGCTCTTCGACGAAGCGAAGAAACTCGGCATCGGCTTCTACCTGGGCTATGCGGAACTCACGCCCAAGGGCCGCCGCTTCAACACGGCGATCCTCGTCGACCCGTCCGCCAACATCGTGGGCAAGTACCGCAAGGTGCACCTTCCCGGCCACAGCGACCACAAGCCCGACGCGCCTTTCCAGCACCTGGAAAAGAAATTCTTCGAGGTCGGCAACCTCGGCTTCGGCGTGTGGGACACGACGGGCGTCAAGATGGGCATGTGCATCTGCAACGACAGGCGCTGGCCCGAGACCTACCGCGTGATGGCGCTGCAAAGCGCGGAGATCGTGGTGCTGGGCTACAACACGCCGTCGCACAACATCCACTGGGACGAGCCGGCGCACCTGCGCACCAGCACGCACTTGATTTCGCTGCAGGCGAATGCGTACCAGAACGGGCTGTGGGTCGCGGCCGCCGCGAAGTGCGGACGCGAGGACGGCTTCCACATGATCGGCAATTCGGTGATCGTCGCGCCGACGGGGGAGATCGTGGCGCGCACGCTGACCGAAGCGGACGAGGTGATCGCGACGGTGGCGGATCTGGGGATCGGGGAGCTCTTCCGCCAGCACGTGTTCAACTTCGCGAAGCACCGGCGGCCGGAGCATTACGGGCTCATCACGGAGCGCACCGGGGCGGGGGAGCCGTTGCCTCGGCCTGTAGGTGACGATTGA